One genomic window of Eriocheir sinensis breed Jianghai 21 chromosome 57, ASM2467909v1, whole genome shotgun sequence includes the following:
- the LOC126984396 gene encoding alpha/beta-tubulin-N-acetyltransferase 9-like, whose product MRTNSKTRVVGQRVELVPYRSVHVERYHQWMSSDELRSLTASLSLTLEEEHRMQEAWMSDDDKCTFIILDRALLASRGSETEAMIGDTNLFLTDPEDRNLAEAEIMIAEPAFRGERRGWEAMLLMLRYGLEYLGVTRYQAKIGEGNTPSINMFTKMHFCEVGRSEVFQEVTLEVVVDESWRNWLRDNTPVFQCLPYTPPDE is encoded by the coding sequence ATGCGCACCAACAGCAAAACTCGCGTGGTGGGCCAGCGCGTGGAGCTGGTCCCGTATCGCAGCGTCCACGTCGAGCGCTACCACCAGTGGATGTCCAGCGACGAACTCCGCTCGCTCACCgcctctctctcgctcacactcGAGGAGGAACACCGAATGCAGGAGGCGTGGATGTCCGACGACGACAAATGCACGTTCATCATCCTCGACCGGGCGCTCTTAGCCAGCCGGGGGTCAGAAACGGAGGCCATGATAGGAGACACAAACCTCTTTCTCACCGACCCCGAGGACAGAAATCTGGCCGAGGCGGAAATCATGATCGCAGAACCGGCTTTTCGAGGCGAGCGCCGAGGCTGGGAGGCCATGCTGCTGATGCTACGGTACGGCCTCGAGTACCTTGGGGTCACGCGCTACCAGGCGAAGATCGGCGAGGGGAACACTCCGAGTATCAACATGTTCACAAAAATGCACTTCTGTGAGGTTGGCCGCTCGGAGGTTTTTCAGGAGGTGACGCTGGAGGTTGTTGTTGATGAGTCTTGGAGGAATTGGTTGAGGGACAATACGCCGGTCTTCCAGTGCCTGCCCTACACCCCTCCGGACGAATAG